The following proteins come from a genomic window of Rutidosis leptorrhynchoides isolate AG116_Rl617_1_P2 chromosome 10, CSIRO_AGI_Rlap_v1, whole genome shotgun sequence:
- the LOC139872843 gene encoding uncharacterized protein: MAKPKKDLLASAPWRASGDDQREKFKDAKLKVTAQPGTTPTMHVPGKKNLKNLTVDEDDSLEIDPELRYSFQRNFQFLQRVFSIDTVVKPLPYSMQYNVSRNLSFFTRIFTQFYDPQGIANAQKALGLGQEDKVRNVR, translated from the exons ATGGCGAAACCGAAGAAAGATTTGTTAGCATCGGCGCCATGGCGAGCTTCCGGCGACGATCAACGAGAAAAATTCAAAGACGCCAAGCTCAAAGTCACTGCACAACCCGGTACTACACCTACTATGCATGTTCCCGGTAAAAAAAACCTCAAAAACCTAACCGTTGATGAAGACGATTCACTCGAAATCGATCCTGAACTTCGCTACAGCTTCCAACGCAATTTTCAG TTCTTGCAGCGGGTATTCAGCATTGATACTGTTGT GAAACCCCTTCCTTATTCAATGCAATACAATGTTTCTCGCAACCTAAGCTTTTTCACTCGCATCTTCACACAGTTCTACG ATCCTCAAGGTATTGCAAATGCTCAAAAGGCTCTCGGATTAGGACAAGAAGATAAAGTCCGTAATGTCCGTTGA
- the LOC139871521 gene encoding uncharacterized protein yields MKEKAVKVEIEDILKDLEASIEQENILYQKKVGAEKLLDDILKIGTNKKDTQIESESESKSQTVGKLLTQFSEKLVDYTYMFMKVDNDLKPLSLKIEQASCVLCSMPKLQMIRSHYFTQIFQVVGKAKSLAARIDSHRDFLNAIADTFVDDSDDNKVSSSSSSSSSSSSSIVPTPSTSSSINPMP; encoded by the exons ATGAAAGAAAAAGCGGTTAAGGTGGAGATTGAAGATATATTGAAGGACTTGGAAGCATCAATAGAGCAGGAGAATATTCTTTATCAGAAAAAAGTAGGTGCCGAGAAGCTTCTGGATGATATACTAAAAATAGGGACCAACAAAAAAGATACCCAAATTGAATCTGAATCTGAATCTAAATCTCAGACGGTGGGTAAATTGCTGACACAATTTTCGGAGAAGCTGGTAGATTATACGTATATGTTTATGAAAGTAGATAACGATCTCAAACCCTTGAGTTTAAAGATAGAGCAGGCCAGTTGTGTATTGTGTAGTATGCCTAAGCTACAGATGATCAGATCACACTACTTTACCCAGATTTTTCAAGTAGTAGGAAAAGCAAAATCTCTAGCTGCTCGTATCGACTCACATAGAGATTTTTTAAATGCTATTGCTGATACTTTTGTTGATGATAGTGACGACAAcaaggtttcatcatcatcatcatcatcatcatcatcatcatcatcaatt GTTCCTACACCCTCCACATCATCAAGTATCAACCCAATGCCATGA